From Streptomyces qinzhouensis, one genomic window encodes:
- a CDS encoding M20/M25/M40 family metallo-hydrolase yields the protein MSEPTRTRTVSGEDEVVDLCRELIRIDTSNYGDHSGPGERAAAEYIAEKLAEVGLEPKIIESHRGRASTVARIEGEDPSRPALLIHGHTDVVPANAHDWTHHPFSGEIADGCVWGRGAVDMKDMDAMTLAVVRDRLRSGRKPPRDVVLAFLADEEAGGTYGARHLVDKHPDLFEGVTEAIGEVGGFSFTVNENLRLYLVETAQKGMHWMRLTVDGTAGHGSMTNNDNAITELCEAVGRLGRHRWPVRVTPTVRSFLDELSDALGTPLDPEDMDATLAKLGGIAKMIGATLRNSAAPTMLGAGYKVNVIPGQATAHVDGRFLPGHEEEFLADLDRLLGPRVRREDLHADKALETGFDGDLVDAMQSALRAEDPIARAVPYMLSGGTDAKSFDDLGIRCFGFAPLQLPPELDFAGMFHGVDERVPVDGLTFGVRVLDRFLDAC from the coding sequence GTGAGCGAGCCGACGAGGACCCGGACCGTCTCGGGCGAGGACGAGGTCGTGGATCTGTGCCGGGAACTGATCCGCATCGACACCAGCAACTACGGCGACCACTCGGGGCCGGGAGAACGGGCCGCGGCCGAGTACATCGCGGAGAAGCTGGCCGAGGTGGGACTCGAACCGAAGATCATCGAATCGCACCGGGGCCGGGCCTCCACCGTGGCCCGGATCGAGGGCGAGGACCCCTCGCGCCCCGCACTGCTGATCCACGGGCACACCGACGTGGTTCCGGCCAACGCCCACGACTGGACCCACCACCCGTTCTCGGGGGAGATCGCGGACGGCTGCGTCTGGGGCCGGGGCGCGGTCGACATGAAGGACATGGACGCCATGACCCTCGCCGTCGTCAGGGACCGGCTGCGCAGCGGACGCAAGCCCCCGCGCGACGTCGTGCTGGCCTTCCTCGCCGACGAGGAGGCCGGCGGCACCTACGGCGCCCGCCATCTCGTCGACAAGCACCCGGATCTCTTCGAGGGCGTCACGGAGGCGATCGGCGAGGTCGGCGGCTTCTCCTTCACCGTCAACGAGAACCTGCGGCTCTATCTCGTCGAGACCGCCCAGAAGGGCATGCACTGGATGCGGCTGACCGTGGACGGCACGGCCGGCCACGGCTCCATGACCAACAACGACAACGCGATCACCGAACTCTGCGAGGCCGTCGGACGGCTGGGCCGCCACCGCTGGCCGGTGCGGGTGACCCCCACCGTACGGTCCTTCCTCGACGAGCTCTCCGACGCGCTCGGCACCCCGCTCGACCCCGAGGACATGGACGCCACCCTCGCCAAGCTCGGCGGCATCGCCAAGATGATCGGCGCCACGCTGCGCAACTCCGCCGCCCCCACCATGCTGGGCGCCGGCTACAAGGTGAACGTCATCCCCGGGCAGGCCACGGCCCATGTCGACGGCCGCTTCCTGCCGGGGCACGAGGAGGAGTTCCTGGCCGACCTCGACCGGCTGCTGGGCCCGCGGGTGCGGCGCGAGGACCTCCACGCCGACAAGGCGCTGGAGACCGGCTTCGACGGCGATCTGGTGGACGCCATGCAGTCCGCGCTGCGGGCCGAGGACCCGATCGCCCGGGCCGTGCCGTACATGCTCTCCGGCGGCACCGACGCCAAGTCCTTCGACGACCTCGGTATTCGCTGCTTCGGCTTCGCACCGCTGCAGCTGCCGCCCGAACTGGACTTCGCCGGAATGTTCCACGGTGTCGACGAGCGGGTCCCGGTCGACGGGCTCACGTTCGGCGTCCGCGTCCTGGACCGCTTCCTCGACGCCTGCTGA
- the chpH gene encoding chaplin ChpH gives MIKKVVAAAAATGGLVLAGAGVAVASAGAQGAAVNSPGVLSGNVVQVPVHVPVNVCGNSINVVGLLNPAFGNTCING, from the coding sequence ATGATCAAGAAGGTCGTCGCCGCCGCGGCTGCCACCGGTGGTCTGGTGCTGGCCGGCGCGGGTGTGGCTGTCGCCAGCGCGGGCGCCCAGGGTGCCGCCGTGAACTCCCCCGGCGTCCTGTCCGGCAATGTGGTCCAGGTTCCGGTGCACGTGCCGGTCAACGTCTGCGGCAACAGCATCAACGTGGTCGGGCTTCTGAACCCCGCCTTCGGCAACACCTGCATCAACGGCTGA